A genomic region of Cannabis sativa cultivar Pink pepper isolate KNU-18-1 chromosome 1, ASM2916894v1, whole genome shotgun sequence contains the following coding sequences:
- the LOC133033688 gene encoding uncharacterized protein LOC133033688 codes for MICRFLTRASQLFGRKKREVSDVVARQAKEIEQLKAEVQSLKQQRNAAEQEEEGEVAGEAYVPQPYAPQDEVQPQNYAEEFISLNDQGILYNFDDQAALTQQVHLCSDNIDNIVARGYLYEHVGVVKVHCQDYDDSHARIMVSEILQEDAEIPVPLEEFRYVRDVYQMFLPWPKHLILTTEGPLAQPPSRRDASKGKAPMLSPQSRGAREDELFTEEKMALIPNSLKWMIHEFLRLKDKRDIITIPVPRGFIAPRTQITLSGEDLQQVATCDYIGNQGMLFGMMHIWESINGLRKIFKFYDPELLTVHGISDEEQSQSFDDAARRLANWLSLMNSNHQMFFIPWNIGMHWTLVVVAPKKIIHLNPLKGRPIPEEIEQMIGRAFMYIGDAHQYLGPWQGIAQANCPRQPKSQECGFYVLKYMTDIVARANPNRYIEDQKAFGGKKQYDPKT; via the exons atgatttgtaggttcctgaccagggcatctcaactgttcggcaggaagaaaagggaagtgtctgatgttgtggctcggcaagcgaaggagattgaacaattaaaagccgaagtccaatcccttaagcagcagaggaacgctgccgaacaagaggaagaaggagaggtggctggtgaggcgtatgttccacaaccatacgctcctcaggatgaggtacaaccacaaaattatgctgaggagttcatttccctcaacgaccaaggtatcctatacaattttgatgaccaAGCGGCCCTTActcagcaagtacatctctgctctgacaacatcgacaatattgtggcccgagggtatttgtacgagcatgtgggtgtggtcaaagttcactgccaggattacgatgattcacatgctcggatcatggtttcagaaatcctgcaagaggacgctgaaatcccagtcccaCTTGAAGAGttcagatatgttagggacgtgtaccagatgttccttccttggcctaaacacttaattttaacaaccgag ggtccactcgctcaaccgccctcaagacgtgatgcgtcaaaggggaaagctccgatgctttctccacaaagccgtggtgcacgggaagatgagttgttcacggaagagaagatggcgttgatccctaattcgctgaaatggatgattcatgaattcctaaggctcaaagataaacgtgatataatcacaattcctgtcccccgaggattcattgcaccgcgtacccagatcacgttatctggagaggatttgcagcaggttgctacgtgtgactacatcggcaaccagggaatgctgtttggaatgat gcacatatgggagagcatcaacggtctgagaaaaattttcaagttttacgacccagagcttctcacagtgcatgggatcagcgatgaagaacagagtcagtcttttgacgatgcggcaagacgattggctaattggttatcattaatgaacagcaaccaccaaatgttctttattccttggaatatcgg gatgcattggacgctagtggtggttgcgccaaagaaaattatccatttaaaccctctaaaaggccgcccaattcccgaagaaatagaacaaatgatcggaag ggcattcatgtatataggggacgcacatcagtatcttggcccgtggcaaggaattgcacaagcaaactgtccaagacaacctaaaagccaagaatgcggtttttatgttttgaaatatatgactgacatcgtcgcacgtgccaaccccaaccgttacatagaagatcaaaaagct tttgggggtaagaagcaatacgatccaaaaacataa